A single region of the Brachypodium distachyon strain Bd21 chromosome 3, Brachypodium_distachyon_v3.0, whole genome shotgun sequence genome encodes:
- the LOC100823688 gene encoding uncharacterized protein LOC100823688: MATPGPGGLNISSRRSLTALQQQNPTNPKKPCASGSLPRPFFHPRRRSNKRAVISVASSSTGQAGEQQPAAPAVVAAPEDALVGVEFRTRDGCRLGISRYPDFAYNAQGGRGVGAGRAAEGTSTTMLVDFDVASLYIPAMSGATTRFLGLPLPPFLKIDILPEALRGSIDRTTGQVDLKFRSRFCFSVGSIYQAPPLFVDTTLTSEESTGAMRRGTGERLDGEGRCKLVGVAVLDPIDDVFMNTFLNLPTECIAYLNATISIASA, from the exons ATGGCGACGCCGGGGCCGGGCGGTCTCAACATCTCCTCCCGGAGGAGCCTCACCGCCCTGCAGCAGCAAAACCCTACGAATCCCAAGAAACCATGCGCTTCCGGCTCACTGCCGAGACCTTTTTTCCATCCGCGACGACGCAGCAACAAACGCGCGGTGATCTCGGTAGCATCATCGTCCACGGGCCAAGCAGGCGAGCAGCAGCCTGCTGCCCCTGCCGTCGTCGCGGCGCCCGAAGACGCGTTGGTCGGCGTCGAGTTCCGGACGCGGGACGGCTGCCGGCTCGGCATCTCCAGGTACCCAGACTTCGCGTACAACGCGcaaggcggccgcggcgtggGCGCCGGGCGTGCCGCGGAAGGCACGAGCACGACGATGCTCGTCGATTTCGACGTGGCGAGCCTGTACATCCCGGCCATGTCCGGCGCCACCACCAGGTTCCTcgggctgccgctgccgccgttccTCAAGATCGACATCTTGCCCGAGGCCCTGCGCGGGAGCATCGACCGGACGACTGGTCAG GTGGACCTGAAGTTCAGGTCGAGGTTCTGTTTCTCGGTTGGAAGCATATACCAAGCGCCGCCGTTGTTCGTGGACACAACACTGACTTCCGAGGAGTCCACTGGAGCCATGAGACGCGGGACGGGAGAAAGATTGGACGGCGAAGGGAGATGCAAGCTGGTCGGGGTGGCCGTCCTCGACCCGATTGATGACGTGTTCATGAACACCTTCCTCAACCTGCCCACCGAGTGCATTGCTTACTTGAACGCCACCATCTCCATTGCCAGCGCATAG